The segment CAGAATCTTAAATTTCATTTTGCACCCCTATTAGACCTAACCTATATAATTTCTTTCTTCTATGTTTGAATGAGTAAGGCAGTGAAATTAGACATAGAATATATATGTTTTTTCATTTTTCGATTCCCCGAAAATTTCGTGATATTTATAAACATATTTTCATTTTCCATTTAAGGGGATGGAAAATGAAATGCCCATATTGTGGATGTGAAGATGTTGTAAAGGCGGGTAAAAGATACAATAAGCATGTTGTAAAGCAGATTTATAAATGCAATGGATGCAAAAGAAGATTTGTTGAAAGAGATGGATTTGAAAAAATGATGTACCCAAAAGAAATAATTTTGAAAGTTCTCCATTTATATGCAGAAGGATTATCTCTGTCCAAAATAAGGGATTATATATGGCAACATGAAGG is part of the Thermoplasmatales archaeon genome and harbors:
- a CDS encoding IS1 family transposase, whose protein sequence is MKCPYCGCEDVVKAGKRYNKHVVKQIYKCNGCKRRFVERDGFEKMMYPKEIILKVLHLYAEGLSLSKIRDYIWQHEG